Part of the Spartinivicinus poritis genome is shown below.
TTGCAGATCGCTTTACTAAAGATACCGAAATAGTGGTAAAAGTCGCTCATCCTGATAAAGCGACTGATAAATTTCAGCAGGCTGCTGCCACTGGTAATGGACCTGATATTTTTATATGGGCTCATGACCGCTTTGGAGAGTGGGCGAAAAGTGGTTTGATTGCTCCGATTAACCCTAGCAAACAAACCAAGCAATCCATTGCTGATTTTACTTGGGATGCCGTTACTATTGATGGCAAAGTATATGGCTATCCTATAGCGTTAGAAGCGGTTGGGCTAATTTATAATAAGCAACTAATTGCTTCTCCTCCTAAGTCATTCGATGACATTTTTACATTACATAAGCAACTGGCAAAGCAAAATAAAAAAGCCATTATGTGGGACTATAATAACACCTATTTTTCTTGGGGGTTGTTTGCCAGTAATGGTGGTTATGCATTCAAAAAGACAGCATCTGGCTATAATGTAAAAGACACTGGTGTGAATAATGCTGGTTCGCTTGTTGCTGGCAATATGATTAAGCGCCTGATTGACGAAGGGGTAATGTCAAAAGGTATTGACTATGGGGTAATGGATGCTGCCTTTAATAAAGGCGAAGTTGCTATGATGATTAATGGACCTTGGTCATGGAGTAACTTAAAGAAAAGCGGTATTGATTTTGGTGTAACGAGTATTCCCAGCATTAATAATAAACAAGGTAAGCCTTTTACTGGCGTGTTAGCGGCGACGATTAATGCGGCAAGCCCAAATAAAGAGTTAGCCGTTGAGTTTCTTGAACAGTATATGTTAAAGGTTGAAGGCTTAAAAACAATTAATAAGGATGTACCACTTGGTGCTGTAGCGAATAAACAGCTAATGGCTGAGTTAAGTAAAGACCCTAATATTAAAGCAACATTTGAAAATGCCAAATTAGGTGAGGCTATGCCAAGTGTACCTGAAATGGGTGCATTTTGGGCAGCAATGAAGCCTGCGCTAACTAATATTACTTCTGGTCGGCAATCGGTGAAAGCAGCTTTAGATGATGCGGCTAAACGTATTACCCACAAGAAATAAACAAAGCAGTAAAATATTAATATGTTGACAATATTAACTTTGGCCCCCATTCAAAAAATAAAGTATAACCAATGGCTTAAGCAGGGTTTATTTGGTTGTGTGGGGGGCTTGGGCCTCTACTTAATAACAATATTATATGCCCAGCAGCAGATGGGGTTAGCACTTTTATTTCTTGTTGTATTCAGTGGGGGGCTGTATG
Proteins encoded:
- the malE gene encoding maltose/maltodextrin ABC transporter substrate-binding protein MalE translates to MIKKIISCLSLGTLISLGGVNSAQAAIEEGKLVIWINGDKGYKGLQKVADRFTKDTEIVVKVAHPDKATDKFQQAAATGNGPDIFIWAHDRFGEWAKSGLIAPINPSKQTKQSIADFTWDAVTIDGKVYGYPIALEAVGLIYNKQLIASPPKSFDDIFTLHKQLAKQNKKAIMWDYNNTYFSWGLFASNGGYAFKKTASGYNVKDTGVNNAGSLVAGNMIKRLIDEGVMSKGIDYGVMDAAFNKGEVAMMINGPWSWSNLKKSGIDFGVTSIPSINNKQGKPFTGVLAATINAASPNKELAVEFLEQYMLKVEGLKTINKDVPLGAVANKQLMAELSKDPNIKATFENAKLGEAMPSVPEMGAFWAAMKPALTNITSGRQSVKAALDDAAKRITHKK